From one Flavobacterium kingsejongi genomic stretch:
- a CDS encoding helicase HerA-like domain-containing protein, which produces MDSTNFLNYINKGYETSGDSIILGAAMLDGETIPDAHIKIPLKTLNRHGLIAGATGTGKTKTLQVLAENLSDNGIPVLMMDIKGDLSGIAEPGEVKPFITERHAKINIPYTTKGFPVELMSLSEQDGVRLRATVSEFGPVLFSRILDLNDTQSGVISVIFKYCSDHTMTLVDLKDIKKAIQYITEEGKAEIEKEYGRISTSSTGSILRKIVELEQQGADVFFGETSFDINDLMRIDENGNGYINIIRLTDIQDKPKLFSTFMLSLLTKIYNRLPEQGDSGRPELVIFIDEAHLIFNQASKTLLDQIENIVKLIRSKGVGLFFVTQNPTDVPNGVLSQLGLKIQHALRAFTANDRKAIKMTAENYPISEYYKTDEIITQLGTGEALITALNEKGIPTPLAATMLRTPMSRMDILTPDEISAVNSKSKLVRKYKDTIETESAFEVLTKRTEASEQAAAQQEAQKQEEKQQKTTRSSDSGSGQIQKSVLKVVTSATFIKGAMNLLTKLFKK; this is translated from the coding sequence ATGGATTCGACTAATTTTCTAAATTATATCAATAAAGGTTACGAAACCAGCGGTGATTCCATTATTCTAGGAGCTGCCATGCTGGATGGGGAAACCATCCCGGATGCCCATATAAAAATCCCCCTAAAAACCCTCAACCGACATGGCCTTATCGCCGGAGCAACGGGTACCGGGAAAACAAAAACGCTTCAGGTATTAGCTGAAAACTTATCTGACAATGGTATTCCCGTATTAATGATGGACATCAAGGGCGACCTGAGTGGTATTGCCGAACCTGGTGAAGTGAAACCATTCATCACAGAACGCCATGCCAAAATCAATATCCCTTATACTACCAAAGGTTTCCCCGTAGAACTAATGAGCCTTTCCGAACAGGATGGTGTGCGGTTACGGGCTACGGTTTCTGAATTTGGCCCCGTTTTATTCTCCCGCATATTGGATTTAAACGATACCCAATCGGGTGTGATCTCCGTTATTTTCAAATATTGTTCCGATCATACCATGACACTGGTAGACCTCAAAGACATTAAAAAAGCCATACAATATATCACCGAAGAAGGCAAAGCAGAAATTGAAAAAGAATACGGCCGTATCTCGACTTCTTCCACTGGATCCATCCTTCGTAAGATTGTAGAACTAGAACAGCAGGGAGCTGATGTCTTTTTTGGAGAAACTTCTTTTGACATCAATGACCTGATGCGCATTGACGAAAATGGCAATGGCTACATTAATATTATACGCCTTACCGATATACAGGACAAACCCAAGCTATTCTCGACCTTCATGCTTTCATTGCTCACAAAAATTTACAACCGTTTGCCGGAGCAAGGCGATTCCGGAAGGCCCGAATTGGTGATCTTTATCGATGAAGCACACCTAATATTCAACCAGGCTTCCAAAACACTATTGGATCAGATTGAGAATATTGTAAAACTGATTCGTTCCAAAGGAGTCGGATTATTTTTTGTAACCCAGAATCCTACTGATGTGCCCAATGGTGTACTCAGCCAGCTGGGGCTTAAAATACAACATGCTTTACGGGCTTTTACAGCCAATGACCGAAAAGCAATTAAGATGACAGCAGAAAATTATCCCATTTCGGAGTATTATAAAACGGATGAGATCATCACGCAACTTGGTACCGGGGAAGCGCTGATTACTGCGTTGAATGAAAAAGGCATCCCTACTCCATTGGCAGCAACGATGCTGCGAACACCCATGAGCCGTATGGATATCCTGACGCCTGATGAAATTAGCGCTGTAAATTCCAAATCCAAGCTCGTCCGCAAGTACAAGGATACTATAGAAACGGAAAGTGCATTTGAAGTACTTACCAAAAGGACGGAAGCTTCCGAACAGGCAGCTGCACAACAAGAGGCTCAAAAGCAAGAAGAAAAACAACAAAAAACCACCCGATCTTCCGATTCGGGATCAGGCCAGATACAAAAATCAGTTTTAAAGGTAGTTACAAGCGCTACTTTTATAAAAGGAGCGATGAACCTTCTGACCAAATTATTCAAAAAATAA
- the kynU gene encoding kynureninase: protein MTYKNTREFAQQLDSEDQLKHYREEFLFPQVNGKQVIYFTGNSLGLQPKRAKKYVDEVMNDWANLAVEGHFYAEKPWWDYQERFAKPLSKIVGALPAEVTVMNTLTVNLHLMMVSFYRPTAKRYKIICESKAFPSDQYMIQSQVHFHGLDPKEAIVEIERRPGEHNIRLEDVLAKINAIGDELALVLIGGVNYYTGQVFDMKTITKAGHDAGAYVGWDLAHAAGNIKLELHDWDVDFAAWCSYKYMNSGPGNASGLFVHEKHHHNPDLPRFAGWWGHNKERRFKMEPKFDPVHGAEGWQISNLPILSLAPYLASVDMFDEIGMDKLIEKRDKITAYLEFILHEIDKEVASTFEIITPENKEERASQLSVFLHGEGRSLFDYLMKNGVITDWREPNVIRLAPVPLYCSFEDMYEFGQILKKGITG from the coding sequence ATGACCTATAAAAATACACGTGAATTTGCGCAACAGCTCGATTCAGAAGACCAGCTAAAACACTATCGGGAAGAATTTCTTTTTCCACAGGTAAACGGTAAGCAAGTAATTTACTTTACCGGAAACTCTTTGGGATTACAACCAAAGCGGGCCAAAAAATATGTAGATGAAGTGATGAATGACTGGGCAAATTTGGCTGTAGAAGGTCATTTTTATGCCGAAAAACCATGGTGGGATTACCAGGAGCGTTTTGCAAAACCATTGAGTAAAATTGTGGGAGCACTTCCTGCTGAAGTTACGGTGATGAATACACTTACGGTTAATTTACACCTGATGATGGTTTCTTTTTACAGGCCTACAGCGAAACGCTATAAAATCATCTGTGAGTCCAAAGCTTTTCCAAGTGATCAATATATGATCCAGAGCCAGGTGCATTTTCACGGACTGGATCCTAAGGAGGCTATTGTGGAAATAGAGCGAAGACCAGGAGAGCACAACATCCGCCTGGAAGATGTATTGGCTAAAATTAATGCAATAGGAGACGAACTCGCTTTGGTTTTAATAGGTGGGGTAAATTATTATACGGGTCAGGTATTCGATATGAAAACGATAACCAAAGCCGGGCATGACGCAGGTGCTTATGTAGGTTGGGATCTTGCCCATGCTGCAGGGAATATCAAGCTGGAATTGCACGACTGGGATGTCGATTTTGCAGCCTGGTGTAGCTATAAATATATGAATTCCGGACCAGGAAATGCTTCGGGATTATTTGTGCACGAAAAGCACCACCACAATCCGGATCTTCCACGATTTGCAGGATGGTGGGGACATAATAAGGAAAGACGTTTTAAAATGGAGCCAAAATTCGATCCGGTACATGGAGCAGAAGGCTGGCAAATCAGTAACCTGCCGATCCTTTCACTGGCGCCTTATTTGGCTTCCGTGGATATGTTCGACGAAATCGGAATGGATAAGCTGATTGAGAAAAGAGATAAGATCACGGCTTACCTCGAATTTATATTGCATGAAATCGATAAGGAAGTAGCGAGTACTTTTGAGATTATTACGCCAGAAAATAAAGAGGAAAGAGCCTCGCAACTTTCTGTTTTCCTGCATGGAGAAGGCCGAAGCCTGTTTGATTACCTGATGAAAAACGGTGTGATCACAGACTGGAGGGAACCCAATGTAATTCGTTTGGCTCCTGTTCCATTATACTGTTCTTTTGAGGATATGTATGAGTTCGGGCAGATTTTGAAAAAAGGAATTACAGGATAA
- the queA gene encoding tRNA preQ1(34) S-adenosylmethionine ribosyltransferase-isomerase QueA: protein MKLSHFQFNLPKELLAEYPAENRDEARLMVVDRKNKTIEHKMFKDVIDYFDEGDVLVLNNTKVFPARLYGNKEKTGARIEVFLLRELNSEQRLWDVLVDPARKIRIGNKLYFGDDDSLVAEVIDNTTSRGRTLRFLYDGSYEEFRNKLTELGETPIPKYINREVTPEDAERYQTIYAKEEGAVAAPTAGLHFSKHLLKRLEIKGVDFAEVTLHVGLGTFNPVEVEDLSKHKMDSEELKVTQEACDIVNNAKAKKKKICAVGTTSMRALESSVSSAKTLNPFDGWTNKFIFPPHDFSIADCMITNFHTPKSTLLMMISAFTGHDLMKKAYEEAINEGYKFYSYGDAMLII from the coding sequence ATGAAGTTATCACATTTTCAATTTAATTTACCAAAAGAACTTCTGGCCGAATATCCGGCAGAAAACAGGGATGAAGCCCGTTTGATGGTTGTAGATCGTAAGAACAAAACCATTGAACACAAAATGTTTAAGGATGTAATCGATTATTTTGATGAAGGCGATGTGCTTGTTTTAAATAATACTAAAGTTTTTCCGGCACGTTTATACGGAAATAAAGAAAAAACAGGGGCAAGAATTGAGGTTTTCTTATTAAGAGAGTTGAATTCAGAACAACGCCTTTGGGATGTACTGGTAGATCCGGCACGTAAAATCAGGATTGGAAACAAACTTTATTTTGGGGATGACGATTCATTAGTGGCTGAGGTAATTGACAATACCACATCCCGTGGAAGAACATTACGGTTCCTATATGACGGGTCGTATGAAGAATTCCGTAACAAGCTTACAGAACTTGGTGAAACACCAATTCCAAAATACATTAACAGGGAAGTTACACCCGAAGATGCAGAACGTTACCAAACTATTTATGCAAAAGAAGAAGGAGCTGTTGCAGCGCCAACTGCAGGATTGCACTTCTCCAAACATTTATTGAAACGTCTTGAAATTAAAGGGGTAGATTTTGCTGAAGTAACCCTTCACGTAGGATTGGGAACTTTTAATCCCGTAGAAGTTGAAGATTTGTCTAAACACAAAATGGACTCTGAAGAGTTGAAAGTAACACAGGAAGCCTGTGATATCGTAAACAATGCTAAAGCGAAGAAGAAAAAAATATGTGCGGTAGGGACAACATCCATGCGCGCATTGGAAAGTTCCGTATCTTCTGCAAAAACACTAAATCCTTTTGACGGATGGACCAATAAATTTATTTTCCCTCCTCACGATTTCAGTATTGCAGATTGTATGATTACCAACTTCCATACACCGAAATCAACATTATTGATGATGATCTCGGCTTTCACAGGGCATGACCTGATGAAAAAAGCTTATGAAGAAGCCATTAATGAAGGATATAAATTCTATTCTTATGGTGATGCCATGCTGATTATCTAA
- a CDS encoding agmatinase family protein — protein MNKADKIKSFDPSQPGLADESIFGLPFTAEESEIIIIPVPWEVTVSYGAGASEGPEAILEASFQVDLHHQEFPELWKLGMYLDLTEQTDEWAANSAKYKALAQPIISALESGEKIEQNMGLKRDLDSINTVCSDLKDEVRERALYWLSQGKKVVLLGGDHSTPLGYYEALATQHDSFGILHLDAHMDLRIAYEGFTYSHASIMYNTLKLPQVAKIVQVGIRDFCEQEAQTANAENGRVHVHTDMDLKKENFEGITWAQQCDAIIASLPQKVCISFDIDGMYPWYCPNTGTPVPGGFSFEEAAYLLSKLGESGKEIIGFDLVEVAPGEDDWDGNVGARMLFHMCGVLAKNQKLPVGERIKFHR, from the coding sequence ATGAATAAAGCAGATAAAATTAAAAGTTTCGATCCGTCACAGCCGGGACTTGCTGATGAAAGTATATTCGGATTGCCTTTTACGGCAGAAGAGAGTGAAATTATTATTATCCCTGTGCCCTGGGAGGTAACGGTAAGTTACGGAGCAGGCGCATCAGAAGGGCCAGAGGCAATATTGGAAGCTTCCTTTCAGGTAGATTTACACCATCAGGAATTTCCGGAACTTTGGAAATTAGGGATGTACCTTGACCTGACGGAGCAAACTGACGAATGGGCAGCGAATAGTGCAAAGTATAAAGCATTGGCACAACCGATAATCAGTGCTTTGGAAAGTGGAGAGAAGATAGAGCAGAACATGGGCTTAAAAAGGGATTTGGATTCCATCAATACAGTATGTTCAGACCTGAAAGACGAAGTTCGGGAACGTGCTTTGTACTGGCTGAGCCAAGGTAAGAAAGTAGTGCTTTTGGGTGGCGACCATAGTACACCATTAGGGTATTATGAAGCTTTGGCAACACAACATGACTCGTTTGGGATTTTGCACCTTGATGCGCACATGGACCTGAGGATTGCCTATGAAGGATTTACTTATTCTCATGCTTCCATCATGTACAATACTTTGAAATTACCACAGGTAGCGAAAATTGTACAGGTAGGAATCCGTGATTTTTGTGAGCAGGAAGCCCAAACGGCAAATGCTGAAAACGGAAGAGTACATGTGCATACGGATATGGATTTAAAAAAGGAAAATTTTGAAGGGATTACCTGGGCGCAACAGTGCGATGCGATTATTGCTTCATTGCCTCAGAAGGTATGCATCAGTTTTGATATTGACGGGATGTATCCGTGGTATTGCCCTAATACGGGAACTCCGGTTCCTGGAGGTTTTTCTTTTGAAGAAGCTGCCTACCTGCTGAGTAAATTGGGAGAAAGCGGAAAAGAGATCATTGGTTTTGACCTCGTAGAAGTTGCTCCGGGTGAAGATGACTGGGACGGGAATGTAGGAGCCCGAATGTTATTCCATATGTGTGGTGTCCTCGCTAAAAACCAAAAGCTTCCGGTTGGGGAACGAATTAAATTCCACCGATAA
- a CDS encoding FAD-dependent oxidoreductase — translation MQHSQKIAIVGSGLVGSLLAIYLKKAGHQVHVYDRSPDIRKIQFSGRSINLAMSNRGWKALDDAGVGDQIREIAIPMEKRAIHIGDKLNYQHYGKEGDNIYSISRGVLNRKMIDLAEAAGAEFFFEKKVWDVDLAESTLQIGETERGAWEAIKYDKVFGADGAFSRVRHRMQRQSMFNYSQEFLNTGYKELNIPANADGTHKLDKNSFHIWPRGEYMLIALPNLDGSFTCTLFMPFEGENSFESLKDRKAVEDFFEKNLPDTIDVIPKLAEDFFENPTSTLVTMKCFPWTYNGKVALIGDACHAIVPFYGQGMNAGFEDITVLNVLMERHGDDWNTIFTDYEKSRKPNADAIAELSYRNFMEMSTKTADEKFLLQKKIEKIFSEKYPEKWIPLYSRVTFSDRPYAEALAIGDRQKAIMDEVMMLPDIEQIWDTETVEKKILALLK, via the coding sequence ATGCAGCATTCTCAAAAAATTGCCATTGTCGGTTCCGGATTAGTCGGATCACTTTTGGCAATTTACCTCAAAAAAGCGGGTCATCAGGTTCATGTTTATGACAGAAGTCCGGATATTAGAAAAATACAATTCTCCGGGCGTTCGATTAACCTGGCCATGTCCAACCGGGGATGGAAAGCGCTGGATGATGCCGGAGTAGGCGATCAGATTCGTGAAATTGCGATTCCGATGGAAAAAAGAGCCATCCACATTGGAGATAAGCTGAATTACCAGCATTATGGTAAGGAGGGCGATAATATTTATTCCATTTCCAGAGGAGTGCTCAACCGTAAGATGATTGATCTTGCAGAAGCTGCTGGTGCTGAATTCTTTTTTGAGAAAAAAGTCTGGGATGTTGATTTAGCCGAAAGTACACTCCAGATTGGGGAGACCGAGCGTGGCGCGTGGGAAGCTATTAAATACGATAAAGTGTTTGGTGCTGATGGCGCCTTTTCGAGGGTACGCCACCGGATGCAACGCCAAAGCATGTTTAACTATTCCCAGGAATTCCTGAATACGGGTTATAAAGAACTGAATATACCAGCCAATGCCGATGGTACACATAAATTAGATAAAAACTCTTTTCATATTTGGCCCAGGGGCGAATACATGCTGATTGCTCTTCCGAATCTGGATGGTAGTTTTACCTGTACATTGTTTATGCCTTTTGAAGGCGAAAATTCTTTCGAATCCCTGAAAGACCGTAAAGCGGTTGAGGATTTTTTTGAAAAAAACCTACCGGATACTATAGATGTTATACCGAAGCTGGCCGAAGACTTTTTTGAAAATCCTACAAGTACGTTGGTGACCATGAAGTGCTTTCCGTGGACTTATAATGGAAAAGTAGCCCTTATTGGTGATGCCTGCCATGCAATTGTACCTTTTTACGGACAGGGAATGAATGCAGGTTTTGAAGATATCACAGTATTGAATGTGCTCATGGAGCGCCATGGGGACGATTGGAATACCATTTTCACGGATTATGAAAAAAGCCGTAAGCCGAATGCCGATGCTATTGCAGAGCTTTCATACCGTAACTTTATGGAGATGAGTACGAAAACCGCCGATGAGAAATTCCTGTTGCAGAAAAAAATAGAGAAAATATTTTCTGAAAAATATCCGGAAAAATGGATTCCCTTATACAGCAGGGTGACTTTCAGCGATCGTCCCTATGCCGAAGCACTGGCTATTGGTGATCGGCAAAAAGCGATCATGGACGAAGTGATGATGCTGCCTGATATCGAACAGATTTGGGATACGGAAACAGTAGAGAAGAAGATATTAGCATTATTGAAATAA
- a CDS encoding aldo/keto reductase, whose product MTTSRRDFLNTAGKGLAAVSLSPFVASAFDTTISKNETPPIILTTVSGSIKNHKHYRPPHKIGMGGVALGNAFKETTDTEALEAMQGAWDAGIRYFDTSPWYGLGQSERRMGNFLHGKNPDEYIISTKIGRLLYPDTNFKHEMWKGRLNFNYKYDYTADGARRSIEDSLQRLGIPSLDIVFIHDLSPDNADLGSKWLDYFKIAQNGAMKELSKMRDEGLIKGWGLGINTIEPALKTLEVADPDLFLSATQYSMIYHKDDLNTLFPACEKREVSIVVGAPLNAGFLAGVERYDYSGKMPKAYVEKREKIKKIATAHQVDLRTAALQFTAAPQVVSATIPGARTAKQVQENTASMKATIPTDFWEELKKEKLIEANAPVPKV is encoded by the coding sequence ATGACAACTTCAAGACGCGACTTTTTAAATACCGCTGGAAAAGGACTTGCAGCAGTCTCATTATCTCCATTTGTGGCAAGTGCCTTTGATACTACAATTTCTAAGAATGAGACACCCCCGATTATCCTGACCACCGTTTCCGGCAGTATCAAAAATCATAAACATTACCGTCCACCACATAAAATAGGAATGGGCGGCGTAGCCTTGGGCAATGCTTTTAAGGAAACAACCGATACCGAAGCTTTGGAAGCGATGCAAGGTGCCTGGGATGCCGGTATCCGTTATTTCGATACATCTCCCTGGTACGGTCTGGGACAAAGTGAGCGCCGCATGGGAAATTTCCTGCATGGAAAAAATCCGGATGAATACATTATATCCACCAAAATCGGCAGGCTTTTATATCCGGACACTAACTTTAAGCATGAAATGTGGAAAGGCCGTTTAAATTTTAATTACAAATATGACTATACCGCCGATGGTGCGCGTAGGTCTATTGAAGACAGCCTACAACGCCTGGGAATCCCTTCGCTTGATATCGTTTTTATTCATGACTTGTCCCCCGACAATGCAGATTTGGGCAGCAAGTGGCTCGATTACTTTAAAATTGCCCAAAATGGTGCGATGAAAGAATTAAGCAAAATGCGTGATGAAGGACTGATTAAAGGATGGGGGCTTGGTATTAATACTATAGAACCGGCACTTAAGACACTCGAAGTCGCCGATCCAGATCTCTTCCTATCTGCCACCCAATATTCTATGATCTACCATAAGGATGACCTGAATACCCTTTTCCCGGCTTGTGAGAAAAGAGAAGTTTCTATTGTAGTTGGCGCACCACTCAATGCCGGATTCCTGGCCGGTGTGGAACGCTACGATTACAGTGGGAAAATGCCTAAAGCATATGTCGAAAAACGGGAAAAAATCAAGAAAATTGCGACAGCCCACCAGGTAGACCTCCGTACAGCAGCACTCCAATTTACGGCTGCGCCACAAGTTGTTTCGGCAACAATTCCAGGCGCAAGGACTGCCAAACAGGTTCAGGAAAATACGGCCTCCATGAAAGCTACTATTCCAACCGATTTTTGGGAGGAACTTAAAAAAGAAAAACTTATCGAAGCGAATGCACCGGTACCAAAAGTGTAA
- a CDS encoding cupin domain-containing protein has product MIKFHIQRSPFVVPTTDGKLIEEHFGNATDNSEISVAHMVAPAKWSEPFQTPEFEEYTYIIKGRKQFIIENQKIILEAGESIKIEKNTRVQYSNPFDEPCEYIAICKPAFHIDLVHREE; this is encoded by the coding sequence ATGATAAAATTCCACATCCAGAGAAGCCCATTTGTAGTGCCCACAACCGACGGCAAATTAATTGAAGAGCATTTTGGCAATGCAACAGACAATAGCGAAATTTCCGTTGCCCATATGGTCGCGCCTGCAAAATGGAGCGAACCTTTCCAAACTCCAGAATTTGAAGAATACACCTATATTATTAAAGGGCGTAAACAATTCATTATTGAAAATCAAAAAATCATTTTGGAAGCCGGGGAATCTATAAAAATAGAAAAGAATACACGGGTACAATATTCCAATCCTTTTGACGAGCCCTGTGAATATATTGCGATTTGCAAACCTGCATTCCACATCGACCTGGTACACCGGGAAGAGTAG